From Glycine soja cultivar W05 chromosome 4, ASM419377v2, whole genome shotgun sequence, the proteins below share one genomic window:
- the LOC114410765 gene encoding zinc finger BED domain-containing protein DAYSLEEPER-like produces the protein MKLLDTNEGRVAITSDMWTASNQKKGYMAVTTHYIDSSWTLQIRILRLEKFQDTAKQLRIPCTKKLSLDCPTRWNSTYKMLDVAISYKDVFSRLKQRETQYSCFPSDSQWKLAKEVRKRLAIFNDITEMISGTKYPTANIYFPQICEIKMALSEWVNSPNEVIQNMAKKMLQKFDSYWSVIHGIMGVAIVLDPRYKMELLEFYFESIYPIDFFSQVNRIRNLCYDLVSEYQAKKHQDSTSSFESQDVVSDGKSKLCDYDRYIERKKRARTSTMKTELDHYLEEEVLPRSSDFDILMWWKLNELKYPTLQAIARDVLAIPISTVASESAFSIGGSRSIEESTFTDEIESDDEGGSLVSNITQCLQD, from the exons ATGAAGCTGTTGGATACAAATGAAGGAAGGGTGGCAATTACATCAGATATGTGGACTGCAAGCAACCAAAAGAAAGGGTATATGGCTGTCACAACTCATTACATTGATAGCTCATGGACTTTGCAAATTCGCATTTTGAG GCTGGAAAAATTTCAAGATACTGCTAAACAATTGCGAATCCCTTGCACCAAAAAGTTGAGTTTAGATTGTCCAACTAGATGGAATTCAACTTACAAGATGCTTGATGTTGCAATATCATATAAGGATGTGTTTTCCCGATTAAAGCAGCGTGAAACTCAATACTCTTGTTTTCCAAGTGATTCACAATGGAAACTTGCAAAGGAAGTGCGTAAGAGGTTGGccatatttaatgatattacagAAATGATTTCTGGTACAAAATATCCAACTGCCAACATTTATTTTCCTCAAATTTGTGAGATCAAGATGGCTTTATCTGAATGGGTCAATTCCCCTAATGAAGTGATTCAAAATATGGCAAAAAAGATGTTACAAAAATTTGATTCTTATTGGAGTGTTATTCATGGGATCATGGGAGTTGCTATTGTTTTAGATCCAAGATACAAAATGGAGTTGCTTGAGTTTTACTTTGAATCAATTTAtcccattgattttttttcacaagTGAATAGGATCCGAAACTTGTGTTATGATTTGGTTTCGGAATATCAAGCCAAAAAGCATCAAGATTCTACTAGTTCTTTTGAATCACAAGATGTGGTTAGTGATGGAAAGAGTAAATTGTGTGATTATGATAGATacattgaaagaaagaaaagggcaAGAACCTCAACTATGAAAACGGAGTTAGATCATTACTTAGAGGAGGAAGTTTTACCAAGAAGTTCAGATTTTGATATCTTAATGTGGTGGAAATTGAATGAGTTAAAGTATCCAACACTACAAGCAATTGCAAGGGATGTGTTAGCTATTCCGATCTCCACTGTAGCTTCTGAATCGGCATTTAGTATTGGAG gttCTAGATCAATTGAAGAATCAACTTTTACTGATGAGATTGAATCCGATGATGAAG gtgGATCTTTGGTCAGTAACATTACTCAATGTTTGCAAGATTAG